One genomic window of Mogibacterium diversum includes the following:
- a CDS encoding ABC transporter ATP-binding protein, whose amino-acid sequence MLREMLKLLTKIGKRDLIISSVFFALYGLSSIAMIVIVFSILFQIFDGTSLASLYKYFIAIGILVVFKGICNMVADMKKHSAGFDIVQQIRERMIIKLKKFSLGFYTNERLGEINTILHKDVDNMSLVVGHMWSRMFGDFLIGAVVFVGLASIDFKLSIIMAVSVPIALIFLYLTIKQSEKIENQNNSALLDMVSLFVEYVRGIPVLKSFSNNKSLDNELMNKTKKFGETSKVASRFKAKQLSIFGFLLDIGYLVLLIIGAILVTKGSLDVLHFIIFAVISKEFYKPFASMEQHYMYYVSAIDSYDRLSRILYADVIPDKVNGTVPKDNDIAFENIDFSYEKDEFKMEKLSFSIAEKRVTALVGESGSGKTTITNLLLRFYDVHKGKITLGGTDIRDIPYDELLDRISIVMQNVQLFDNTIEENIRVGKKGATKEEIIKAAKKARIHDFIMSLPKGYETDIGENGGILSGGQRQRISIARAFLKDAPILILDEMTSNVDPVNESLIQDAITELAKNRTVLVVAHHLKTIQKADQILVFQKGNLLEKGKHGELLEKDGYYTKLWKAQYGV is encoded by the coding sequence ATGCTTAGAGAAATGTTAAAACTACTTACAAAAATCGGCAAGAGAGATTTGATTATATCAAGTGTATTCTTTGCACTTTATGGACTAAGCTCCATAGCCATGATTGTCATCGTATTTTCTATACTGTTCCAAATCTTTGATGGGACGAGTTTAGCAAGCCTATATAAATATTTTATTGCGATTGGAATACTTGTAGTCTTCAAAGGTATTTGTAATATGGTCGCAGATATGAAAAAGCATAGTGCAGGTTTTGATATTGTTCAGCAAATAAGAGAGCGCATGATTATCAAATTAAAGAAATTCAGCTTAGGATTTTATACCAATGAAAGACTGGGAGAGATCAATACAATTTTACACAAAGATGTTGATAATATGTCCCTTGTTGTAGGACACATGTGGTCGAGAATGTTTGGTGATTTTTTGATAGGTGCAGTCGTATTTGTTGGTCTTGCAAGTATTGATTTCAAACTTTCTATTATTATGGCTGTATCTGTTCCGATTGCACTTATCTTTCTATATCTGACAATTAAGCAATCTGAAAAAATAGAAAATCAGAACAACTCAGCACTTCTTGATATGGTTAGCTTATTTGTTGAATATGTTAGAGGAATACCTGTATTAAAGAGTTTTTCAAACAATAAGAGCTTGGATAATGAGCTTATGAATAAGACAAAAAAGTTTGGAGAAACAAGTAAAGTAGCTTCAAGATTCAAGGCAAAACAGCTATCTATATTTGGGTTTTTACTGGATATTGGATATTTAGTTCTTTTAATTATAGGAGCAATACTTGTTACAAAGGGAAGTCTTGATGTACTTCATTTTATTATCTTTGCAGTAATTTCAAAAGAGTTTTATAAGCCGTTCGCGTCTATGGAACAACACTATATGTACTATGTTTCGGCGATAGATAGTTACGATAGACTTTCAAGAATTTTATATGCAGATGTAATCCCGGATAAAGTGAATGGAACTGTTCCGAAAGATAATGATATAGCTTTTGAAAATATAGATTTTTCTTATGAAAAAGATGAATTTAAAATGGAAAAATTGAGCTTTTCTATTGCTGAAAAACGGGTGACAGCCTTAGTTGGAGAATCAGGTAGTGGAAAGACTACTATAACCAACTTGCTTTTAAGATTTTATGATGTGCATAAAGGAAAAATTACACTCGGAGGAACTGATATAAGGGATATTCCTTATGATGAACTTTTGGATCGTATCAGCATTGTTATGCAGAATGTTCAACTGTTTGATAACACGATTGAAGAAAATATCAGAGTAGGTAAAAAAGGAGCTACAAAAGAGGAAATCATTAAAGCTGCAAAGAAGGCAAGGATACATGATTTCATTATGAGTTTGCCAAAAGGTTATGAAACTGATATTGGAGAAAATGGTGGGATTCTTTCAGGTGGACAAAGACAAAGAATATCTATTGCAAGAGCTTTTCTAAAGGATGCACCTATTTTAATTCTTGATGAAATGACAAGTAATGTTGATCCTGTAAATGAATCTTTGATACAAGATGCCATTACGGAACTTGCAAAGAATAGAACTGTACTTGTAGTGGCTCATCATTTAAAAACAATTCAAAAAGCTGACCAAATTCTCGTATTTCAAAAAGGAAATTTACTTGAAAAAGGAAAGCATGGGGAACTTCTTGAGAAAGATGGCTACTATACAAAATTATGGAAAGCTCAGTACGGGGTATAA
- a CDS encoding ABC transporter ATP-binding protein, giving the protein MILLKDVSYEWEDGRTALKNINLEIKKGEFVLISGKSGSGKSTLGSVMNGLIPHYYKGKMKGEAFASGKDISKLLLHEVGHIVGSVFQDPRSQFFTTTTDEEIAFGLQTICKSRDEIKQRVEEVYVELDIEELKGKSVFELSSGQKQKIAIASIYAMNPKVLILDEPSANLDMKATFDLFLILEKLKKKGTTVVLIEHRLYYAKSIFDRFLLVKDGEIAQDLSREEVIHLEGEFWDENGLRTLELEEYRISEKKDSYQLNDESISGKGLKFCYPNVAKDVKKQKQYILNHLDFNIECGTAIGLIGLNGTGKTTFARVISGLEKIKEGKIWVEKDKSLNHKDLMDMSYFVFQDSDYQLFSESVLDEMLLGMEGKDKKENTQNAKSILSVLGLDKYIDKHPFALSRGEKQRLTIACGMMKRAKIFIYDEPTSGCDKASMLSVAKLIEEQLKNGTTVLVISHDFEFLANTVSKLWVMGDGKIETVLDMSESNKFLILDKMRGGRELVR; this is encoded by the coding sequence ATGATTTTGTTAAAAGATGTTTCTTATGAATGGGAAGATGGGCGAACTGCTTTAAAAAATATCAATCTTGAAATTAAAAAAGGTGAATTTGTTTTAATTTCAGGGAAAAGTGGAAGTGGTAAAAGCACTCTTGGAAGTGTAATGAATGGTCTTATTCCACATTATTACAAAGGCAAAATGAAAGGAGAAGCCTTTGCGTCCGGAAAAGATATAAGCAAATTATTACTTCATGAAGTAGGGCATATTGTAGGGAGTGTATTTCAAGATCCACGAAGTCAGTTTTTTACGACAACGACAGATGAAGAAATAGCTTTTGGGCTTCAAACTATCTGCAAATCAAGAGATGAAATCAAACAGAGAGTAGAAGAAGTATATGTTGAGCTAGATATTGAGGAACTGAAAGGAAAATCTGTTTTTGAATTATCAAGCGGACAGAAACAAAAGATAGCTATTGCAAGTATCTATGCGATGAATCCGAAAGTTTTAATTTTAGATGAACCTTCAGCAAATTTGGATATGAAAGCAACATTTGATCTGTTTTTAATTTTGGAAAAATTAAAGAAAAAAGGAACAACAGTTGTTCTAATTGAGCATCGTTTGTACTATGCAAAATCTATATTTGACCGTTTTCTTTTGGTGAAAGATGGAGAGATTGCACAGGACTTGAGTCGGGAAGAAGTTATCCATCTTGAAGGGGAGTTTTGGGATGAGAATGGACTAAGAACCCTTGAATTAGAAGAATATAGGATAAGTGAGAAGAAAGATTCATATCAATTAAATGATGAAAGTATCAGCGGAAAAGGCTTGAAATTTTGCTATCCGAATGTAGCTAAGGATGTAAAGAAACAAAAACAGTACATTTTAAATCATCTTGATTTCAATATTGAGTGCGGAACAGCCATTGGTCTTATCGGCTTAAATGGTACCGGAAAAACTACCTTTGCAAGAGTGATTTCAGGACTTGAGAAGATAAAAGAGGGGAAAATATGGGTGGAAAAAGATAAGTCGCTTAATCATAAAGATTTAATGGATATGTCATATTTTGTCTTTCAAGATTCAGACTATCAGTTGTTTTCGGAAAGTGTACTTGATGAAATGCTACTTGGTATGGAGGGTAAAGATAAAAAAGAAAATACTCAAAATGCAAAGTCTATTTTGAGTGTACTTGGCTTAGACAAATACATTGATAAGCATCCGTTTGCTTTATCAAGAGGAGAAAAACAAAGACTGACAATAGCTTGTGGAATGATGAAACGGGCAAAGATTTTCATCTATGATGAACCAACATCAGGTTGTGATAAAGCCTCAATGCTTTCCGTCGCAAAACTGATTGAAGAACAATTGAAAAATGGGACAACCGTTTTGGTAATAAGTCATGATTTTGAGTTTTTAGCAAACACAGTGAGCAAGCTGTGGGTAATGGGAGATGGAAAAATAGAAACTGTTTTAGATATGAGTGAAAGTAATAAATTTCTCATATTAGACAAGATGAGAGGAGGTAGAGAGCTTGTCAGATAG
- a CDS encoding energy-coupling factor transporter transmembrane component T, producing the protein MSDRKTVDPRIKLTLLPIASFTSFFISDTILLFVLIVFAFFLYLYSGMWKRALRLILFFVLLYYIELGLGKFCEASIVFAIYMFIYFASRMTLIAMFGGYITKTTNVSEMLEALNRMKVPRSIGIPFSVLLRFVPTIKIELKALKENMKIRGIVKSRFFPLLHPIKYIEYTLVPLLMRMIKISDELSASALIRGLDSDEKRVTLSELRFRKTDLMIGLLGALMVALVIVIQKIY; encoded by the coding sequence TTGTCAGATAGAAAAACTGTAGATCCTAGAATAAAACTTACTCTACTTCCAATTGCCTCCTTTACGAGCTTTTTCATAAGCGATACAATTCTACTTTTTGTACTAATTGTTTTTGCCTTTTTTCTATATTTATATAGTGGGATGTGGAAAAGAGCGTTACGCTTGATCTTGTTTTTTGTGCTTTTATACTACATAGAGTTAGGGCTTGGAAAATTTTGTGAAGCAAGTATTGTATTTGCAATATATATGTTTATTTACTTTGCATCAAGAATGACCTTAATCGCTATGTTTGGCGGATATATAACAAAGACTACAAATGTAAGTGAAATGCTTGAAGCGTTAAATAGAATGAAAGTACCAAGAAGCATTGGTATACCTTTTAGTGTTTTGCTTAGGTTTGTACCAACTATAAAAATAGAACTCAAGGCATTAAAAGAGAATATGAAGATTCGAGGAATTGTAAAAAGCAGATTTTTCCCGTTGCTACATCCAATTAAATATATTGAATATACGCTTGTTCCGCTTTTAATGAGAATGATTAAGATTTCAGATGAACTGTCAGCTTCAGCACTTATTAGAGGACTTGATAGTGATGAGAAGAGGGTAACATTATCAGAATTGCGGTTTAGAAAAACAGACTTAATGATTGGACTATTAGGGGCTTTGATGGTTGCTCTTGTGATAGTAATACAGAAAATTTATTAG
- a CDS encoding MptD family putative ECF transporter S component, whose protein sequence is MKNKLNGRDFITIGIFNAIGIVIYMAVAFAMATTVIGGFIASGVSFMIAATVYILMAVKVKKKGVFTISGTLLGLIALSGGHLPHAVFAVIGGIICDLIIGNYESKGRMIIGYGTFALADFLGTVIPVIIFGTASFVERASKWKMSETQINEALSYFKVSWAVGFGLITFVLACIGAFVATRILEKHFEKAGVI, encoded by the coding sequence ATGAAAAACAAATTGAATGGTCGTGATTTTATTACAATCGGAATCTTTAATGCAATTGGAATTGTCATATACATGGCGGTTGCATTTGCTATGGCAACAACAGTTATTGGAGGATTTATTGCTTCAGGAGTTAGCTTTATGATAGCTGCTACCGTTTATATTCTTATGGCTGTAAAAGTTAAAAAGAAGGGTGTATTTACAATATCAGGAACGCTTCTTGGTTTAATTGCGTTGTCAGGAGGACATTTACCTCATGCAGTCTTTGCTGTAATCGGTGGAATTATATGTGATTTGATTATAGGAAATTATGAGAGCAAAGGACGAATGATTATTGGATATGGAACATTTGCATTAGCAGATTTTTTAGGAACAGTAATTCCTGTAATTATATTCGGGACAGCTTCTTTTGTGGAAAGAGCATCAAAATGGAAAATGAGCGAAACACAAATAAATGAAGCATTATCTTATTTCAAAGTTTCGTGGGCAGTAGGATTTGGCTTGATAACATTTGTTCTTGCTTGCATAGGAGCATTTGTTGCAACAAGGATACTTGAAAAACATTTTGAAAAAGCAGGAGTGATTTAA
- a CDS encoding ATP-binding protein, producing MGTTVFKRKIYNEILEWKNNRSDKYALLIRGARRVGKSTIVEEFASKEFKSYIMLDFARTSKDINSLFEDLYSLDFFFLQLQQLTGVRLYEQESVIIFDEVQLLPKARQAIKYLVEDGRYKYIETGSLLSIRKNTKDILIPSEEHKIDMYPLDFEEFLWAIGDEVTADTIRILMENKRPAGNTMHRSLMRIFRLYMLVGGMPQAVETYLADNNLQAVDEAKREIVDLYEEDFTKIDGTGLAGDVYDAIPASLSGNASRYVLANARAGIKSGQMKELVPDMLSSYTVLIAYHANNPSVGMSLEKDAGRYKLFTSDVGLFVTLAFRDKKYTENIIYNKLLSDKLEANLGYVYENAVAQMLTAKGNKLFYYTMGSETSNHLHEIDFLISTGDKICPVEVKSGNYRNHKSLDNFCRKFSNRIRDKYVVHTKDYKWENGINYIPVYMVPFL from the coding sequence ATGGGGACAACAGTCTTTAAAAGGAAAATATATAATGAAATTCTTGAATGGAAAAACAATCGAAGCGATAAGTATGCACTTTTGATAAGAGGAGCTAGACGTGTTGGAAAATCAACGATTGTCGAGGAGTTCGCAAGTAAAGAATTCAAATCATATATAATGCTTGATTTTGCTCGTACCAGTAAAGACATCAATAGCTTATTCGAGGATCTGTATAGTCTGGATTTTTTCTTTCTCCAACTGCAACAGCTGACTGGTGTTAGACTGTATGAGCAGGAATCAGTAATCATATTTGATGAGGTACAGCTTCTGCCTAAGGCAAGGCAGGCTATTAAGTATCTTGTTGAGGACGGAAGATATAAATATATAGAGACGGGTTCACTTTTGTCTATAAGAAAAAATACGAAGGATATTCTCATACCAAGCGAGGAACATAAAATAGATATGTACCCCCTGGATTTTGAAGAATTTCTGTGGGCAATCGGAGATGAAGTAACTGCAGATACAATTAGAATTCTGATGGAAAATAAAAGACCGGCCGGTAATACGATGCATAGGAGTCTGATGCGTATTTTTAGGCTGTATATGCTTGTTGGCGGTATGCCTCAGGCAGTTGAAACATATTTGGCAGATAATAATCTGCAGGCAGTTGATGAAGCTAAAAGAGAAATTGTAGATTTATACGAGGAAGATTTCACAAAAATAGATGGGACAGGTCTTGCGGGAGATGTCTACGATGCGATTCCAGCTAGCCTTAGCGGTAATGCATCAAGATATGTTTTGGCAAATGCTAGAGCTGGCATCAAGTCAGGACAAATGAAGGAACTTGTACCTGATATGTTGAGTTCCTATACAGTGCTTATTGCATATCATGCTAATAATCCAAGTGTAGGAATGTCGCTTGAGAAGGATGCGGGGCGCTATAAGCTTTTTACATCTGATGTAGGATTGTTTGTAACTCTTGCTTTCAGAGATAAGAAGTACACTGAAAATATAATCTATAATAAACTGCTTTCTGATAAACTAGAGGCAAACCTGGGGTATGTATACGAGAATGCAGTCGCTCAGATGCTAACTGCTAAAGGAAATAAACTTTTTTATTATACAATGGGGAGTGAAACTTCAAATCATTTGCATGAAATCGACTTTCTAATATCAACAGGCGATAAAATATGTCCGGTGGAAGTTAAATCAGGAAACTATAGAAATCATAAATCGCTGGACAATTTTTGTAGAAAATTCAGTAACCGCATAAGAGATAAATACGTCGTTCATACGAAGGATTATAAGTGGGAAAATGGCATTAATTATATCCCTGTGTATATGGTGCCGTTTTTATAG
- a CDS encoding SMI1/KNR4 family protein encodes MCNIELEKYQGRIKAAYEASAFTEGVRPESEEDIKKFEANYTSIPSEYRWLLLNLGGCYLAEPWIFGLKELTENYAIFEEVYEEYMCECEHGPAFPIGGLGDGSIVFIDLESGKVRGYNNDYADLEEISESFSELILDLVEQVESFSAYNI; translated from the coding sequence ATGTGCAATATCGAATTGGAAAAATATCAGGGCAGGATTAAGGCGGCTTATGAAGCAAGTGCCTTTACAGAAGGTGTTAGGCCAGAGTCAGAGGAAGATATAAAAAAGTTCGAAGCAAATTACACCTCCATACCATCAGAGTACAGGTGGCTACTACTTAACTTAGGCGGTTGCTATTTGGCAGAGCCATGGATTTTTGGTTTGAAGGAGCTAACGGAAAACTATGCCATCTTTGAAGAGGTATATGAGGAATATATGTGTGAATGTGAACACGGCCCAGCATTTCCTATCGGAGGTTTAGGTGATGGGAGCATCGTGTTTATAGACCTTGAATCTGGCAAAGTACGTGGATATAACAATGATTATGCGGACCTTGAGGAAATTTCAGAGAGCTTCTCGGAGCTTATTTTAGATCTAGTAGAGCAGGTAGAAAGCTTTTCTGCCTACAATATCTGA
- a CDS encoding DUF3784 domain-containing protein, which translates to MTLLKIILIALGTTFSIFGYLIYFKKKYNLINDYEANRKAGKKTESYARKIGLIELLLGIALLMVGLYLIVAMRST; encoded by the coding sequence ATGACATTATTAAAAATCATTTTAATAGCACTTGGTACAACTTTTTCGATATTTGGATACTTAATCTATTTTAAGAAGAAGTATAATCTCATCAATGACTATGAAGCTAATCGCAAAGCAGGTAAGAAAACAGAATCTTATGCTAGAAAAATTGGCCTTATTGAATTACTACTTGGAATTGCTTTGCTGATGGTTGGCTTATACTTGATTGTTGCTATGCGAAGCACTTGA
- a CDS encoding AAA family ATPase has product MENKMKNKELYIKNVFLSREIPNDNYLKNLPVISNLKKIKELELTKPVTFIVGENGVGKSTLIEGIAVAMGFNAEGGSINFCFSTKESHSNLHEYITVGRGCRKHKDGFFLRAESFYNVASNIDYLDKDGGGPPIISSYGGISLHEQSHGESFMALVENRFFGNGLYILDEPEAALSPMRLMELMCYIKKLVDEKSQFIISTHSPILMTFPDAEVLEITNEGIKSIDYKETEHFFITKRFMDAPEQMIDNLLK; this is encoded by the coding sequence ATGGAAAATAAAATGAAAAACAAGGAATTGTATATAAAAAATGTGTTTTTATCTAGAGAAATTCCTAATGACAATTATCTTAAAAACTTACCAGTAATTTCAAATTTAAAAAAAATAAAAGAACTGGAATTAACTAAACCAGTTACATTTATTGTTGGAGAAAACGGGGTTGGAAAATCAACCCTAATTGAAGGAATTGCTGTAGCGATGGGATTTAATGCGGAGGGGGGAAGTATTAATTTTTGCTTTTCTACAAAAGAATCTCATTCTAATCTTCATGAATACATCACCGTAGGTAGAGGCTGTCGGAAACATAAAGATGGATTCTTCTTACGAGCTGAAAGCTTTTATAATGTCGCATCAAACATCGATTATTTAGATAAGGACGGAGGGGGTCCCCCAATTATATCAAGCTATGGTGGTATATCTTTACATGAACAATCACATGGTGAGAGCTTTATGGCTTTAGTGGAAAATAGGTTTTTTGGAAATGGATTATATATATTAGACGAACCTGAAGCGGCTTTATCGCCAATGCGACTTATGGAATTGATGTGTTATATAAAGAAACTGGTGGATGAAAAATCTCAGTTTATAATTTCTACACACTCGCCCATTTTGATGACATTTCCAGATGCTGAAGTTCTTGAAATTACGAATGAAGGAATAAAGAGCATCGATTACAAGGAAACTGAACATTTTTTTATAACAAAAAGATTTATGGATGCTCCAGAGCAGATGATAGATAATTTGTTAAAATGA
- a CDS encoding helix-turn-helix domain-containing protein, whose protein sequence is MTLFEDQIKHYRKQAGLSQEKMAEKIGVSRQAITKWENGTGTPDISNLMAIANLFQISIDELLSNEKTESKKSDYIYESRTEYDIDGKKDFDIKLGGAYKVDLKAYNGEKIVVELFSNVYKNIQADYKVKIDDIRHNIDIELARLNGVSEAIAKESLVVNINIPTQYIGRVEISVNAGTLTVNDIENENIEINGKISEVALKGNKSEIEIDSNLDMQINVISHEGAVEINQLSATSRLIIPENFCFRSAKKGIANTIYYEKYGKKVESFSNDESDNYIELNGIKSELVIAIDEA, encoded by the coding sequence ATGACTTTATTTGAAGATCAAATCAAACATTACAGAAAACAGGCAGGACTGTCACAGGAAAAGATGGCGGAGAAGATTGGTGTATCTCGTCAGGCGATTACAAAATGGGAAAATGGAACTGGAACACCTGATATTTCAAACTTGATGGCTATAGCCAATCTCTTTCAAATATCCATAGATGAATTATTGTCAAATGAGAAAACAGAGAGTAAAAAATCTGATTATATCTATGAAAGTCGTACGGAATACGATATCGATGGGAAAAAAGACTTCGATATCAAACTCGGTGGGGCATATAAAGTAGATTTAAAAGCGTATAATGGAGAAAAAATAGTAGTTGAACTATTTTCGAATGTTTATAAAAATATTCAGGCGGACTATAAAGTTAAAATCGATGATATAAGGCATAACATTGATATTGAGCTTGCAAGGCTAAACGGAGTAAGCGAAGCAATTGCTAAGGAGAGCCTCGTTGTAAATATTAACATTCCAACCCAATATATAGGAAGAGTGGAAATATCAGTTAATGCAGGGACACTAACTGTTAATGATATTGAAAATGAAAATATTGAAATAAATGGAAAAATCAGTGAAGTTGCATTAAAAGGCAACAAAAGTGAAATTGAAATAGATTCTAATCTTGATATGCAGATTAATGTTATCTCGCATGAAGGTGCAGTTGAAATCAATCAATTGTCTGCAACATCAAGACTTATAATACCTGAAAACTTCTGTTTTAGAAGTGCAAAAAAAGGAATTGCTAATACTATTTATTATGAAAAGTACGGAAAAAAGGTAGAGTCATTTTCAAATGATGAATCCGATAATTATATTGAACTTAATGGGATAAAAAGCGAGCTTGTTATAGCTATTGACGAAGCATAG
- a CDS encoding DUF6138 family protein: protein MGDKPTYFVFDDVLRDKSLRKYFDLCVKDVQEGIARLSRTRAKAGYPSWPCFRVEGKEFLVSAVLEYYLYDLHCNGFISESAEAFTEKMRAICGWQWDVDRVLRKWIERVVINPFFCDASDSEYEHKWVLNPEDPGYTLTDEQLKFACYIAVCFTKYGHSFDKSFTKEIFDLVTALGSKLPAKIKKNGSGSLPKEIAECKTEEFSCIANDAFATIKISVKNESEESYSKILDYLCNLLEFGFSHSYAIEFKGQNKIYLPIKKLPKKGVNQLFANAILYPKLHDKIERYARLAMKEFEWYLNLDGEYSAMPGSFAVFALGLYNEKYHKLVCDYLSLCDGEHQSIQGEFVLTYIEKFGFTEKGLELYKLCGSNIQELPKKLIARYNKFVAQR from the coding sequence ATGGGAGATAAACCAACATACTTTGTCTTTGATGATGTTCTCAGAGATAAAAGCTTAAGAAAGTACTTTGATCTATGTGTTAAAGATGTGCAAGAGGGAATCGCTCGCTTGTCCCGCACGAGAGCAAAAGCAGGCTACCCTTCATGGCCATGCTTTAGGGTAGAGGGAAAAGAATTTCTCGTATCTGCGGTTCTCGAATACTACCTATATGACCTTCATTGCAATGGTTTCATCAGTGAAAGTGCAGAAGCCTTCACGGAAAAAATGAGAGCAATATGTGGCTGGCAATGGGACGTTGACAGAGTGCTCAGAAAGTGGATAGAGAGGGTCGTAATAAATCCGTTCTTCTGCGATGCAAGTGATAGTGAATACGAGCACAAATGGGTATTAAATCCAGAGGACCCAGGATATACGCTAACTGATGAGCAACTTAAGTTCGCTTGCTATATCGCAGTTTGCTTTACCAAGTACGGTCATAGCTTTGATAAGAGTTTTACGAAAGAAATCTTTGATTTAGTCACGGCACTTGGAAGTAAACTACCGGCGAAGATAAAGAAAAACGGCAGCGGATCTTTGCCTAAAGAAATTGCAGAATGCAAGACGGAGGAATTTTCTTGCATTGCTAATGACGCCTTTGCCACTATAAAAATATCGGTAAAAAATGAATCTGAGGAAAGCTATAGTAAAATCCTAGATTACCTTTGCAATTTGCTGGAGTTTGGATTTTCGCATAGTTATGCTATAGAATTCAAAGGGCAAAATAAGATATATCTTCCTATCAAAAAGCTACCTAAGAAAGGTGTAAACCAGCTCTTCGCTAACGCGATTCTTTACCCTAAGCTTCATGACAAAATTGAGAGATACGCAAGGCTAGCGATGAAGGAGTTTGAATGGTACCTGAACCTTGACGGCGAATACTCCGCGATGCCGGGAAGCTTTGCGGTATTTGCATTAGGACTATACAATGAAAAATATCATAAGCTGGTATGCGATTATTTATCCCTTTGTGACGGGGAACATCAAAGTATTCAAGGCGAATTTGTTCTTACCTATATAGAAAAATTTGGGTTCACGGAAAAGGGACTTGAACTATATAAACTGTGCGGGTCAAACATACAGGAGCTCCCAAAGAAACTGATAGCTCGATATAATAAATTCGTTGCTCAGAGATAA
- a CDS encoding SMI1/KNR4 family protein yields MNTITKEIILERLNRFKNRVDELGGTTSKIICKEVAREEEILDLEKELEHKLPEDFRWVLLNVSSHLEFFWNLYREDEELLELPKELVEIFSGNLYFGIDTILSCEESRKGWIDICYPDYNNPYDKIFHNKLAFQKVSNGDLFAIDLEEGGYGRIVYLSHDGSDMHGYVMANSFQEFLDEYTKIGCVGGEDWQWEAFTNNRATPIDGSCENAKKWLEILFKCN; encoded by the coding sequence ATGAACACCATCACAAAAGAGATAATATTAGAGAGACTTAATCGTTTTAAGAACAGAGTCGACGAATTAGGTGGAACTACAAGCAAAATAATTTGTAAAGAAGTTGCAAGGGAAGAGGAAATACTAGATCTTGAAAAGGAATTAGAGCATAAGTTACCAGAAGATTTCAGGTGGGTACTTCTTAATGTATCGTCGCATTTAGAATTTTTCTGGAATCTCTATCGTGAAGACGAAGAACTTTTAGAGTTGCCAAAAGAGTTAGTGGAAATTTTTTCGGGCAATTTGTACTTCGGAATTGATACTATCCTTAGCTGTGAAGAAAGCAGAAAGGGATGGATTGATATTTGTTATCCTGATTACAATAATCCATATGACAAAATCTTTCATAATAAATTAGCTTTCCAAAAAGTAAGTAATGGCGATTTATTTGCTATTGATTTGGAAGAAGGAGGCTATGGAAGAATTGTGTATTTAAGCCATGACGGAAGCGATATGCATGGCTATGTAATGGCAAATTCATTCCAAGAGTTTCTGGATGAATACACCAAAATAGGGTGTGTAGGTGGTGAAGATTGGCAGTGGGAAGCTTTTACAAACAATCGTGCAACACCAATAGATGGTAGCTGCGAAAATGCAAAGAAATGGCTTGAAATACTGTTTAAATGTAATTGA